A stretch of the Flavobacterium aquiphilum genome encodes the following:
- a CDS encoding SDR family NAD(P)-dependent oxidoreductase, with protein MALEAFSLAGKIALVTGGGTGIGLGISKALIDAGAQVVITGRRETVLQEAVKELGDQAFYRVNDITDKTAIPQLVKDIETNIGPIDILVNNAGIHHKALAQDTSDFDFERIIQTNLLSVFSLTRECANYMLERKSGSIIMISSMAGLFGIDKVVAYSVSKTALTGLVNTLVTEYSKSNVRVNAIAPGWIESNMFLNAINQDEKRKQQITNRIAMDHFGKPEDIGNAAVFLSSEAARYITGVILPVDGGATVNF; from the coding sequence GGAATTTCAAAAGCTCTTATTGACGCCGGAGCACAAGTAGTCATAACCGGAAGACGAGAAACCGTTTTGCAGGAAGCAGTAAAAGAATTGGGTGACCAAGCTTTTTATCGAGTGAATGACATAACCGACAAAACGGCAATTCCGCAATTAGTAAAAGACATTGAGACCAATATTGGTCCAATAGACATTTTGGTAAACAACGCCGGAATCCACCACAAAGCTTTGGCACAAGACACTTCCGATTTTGACTTTGAGCGCATCATACAGACCAATCTGTTGAGCGTATTTTCGCTAACCCGTGAATGTGCCAACTATATGCTGGAACGAAAAAGCGGTTCCATAATTATGATTAGTTCCATGGCAGGGCTTTTCGGAATTGACAAGGTGGTTGCTTACAGTGTTTCAAAAACAGCCCTGACTGGCCTAGTCAACACCTTGGTTACTGAATATTCAAAATCCAATGTCCGTGTTAATGCCATTGCTCCGGGATGGATTGAATCGAATATGTTTTTGAACGCAATAAATCAAGATGAAAAACGAAAACAGCAAATTACGAATCGTATCGCCATGGATCATTTCGGAAAACCTGAAGATATTGGCAACGCGGCGGTTTTCCTAAGCTCTGAAGCAGCTCGTTATATAACCGGTGTTATTCTACCTGTAGATGGGGGAGCTACCGTTAATTTTTAA
- a CDS encoding AraC family transcriptional regulator, whose product MSKYPIYSIQRFNCNDVNSDFYINTFKNHLVNHSFVEEPHRHNSYVLVIFTKGSGTHDIDFDSFKILPGSMFFMQPGQMHHWVLSDDIDGFVVFYSQEMYNLYFRQKTIDIFPFYSSLGNSPEMFFGAKELKGIEPYFHNMLEEYQGDKIMKQDKIMNILDSIHIEIARKYQEQHVLETHSYNAKIKDFNVLLEKYFWTEKGPSFYASQLHITLKHLNRICNEILKKTTTQVITDRIILEAKRMLMDKKRTVNEIATDLGFDDYSYFVRLFKKTAGVTPTVFRGGKNI is encoded by the coding sequence ATGAGTAAATATCCAATATATTCCATTCAACGATTCAATTGCAATGATGTCAATAGTGATTTCTATATTAATACTTTCAAAAATCACTTGGTCAACCATAGTTTTGTCGAAGAACCACATAGACACAATTCGTATGTGCTAGTTATTTTTACAAAAGGATCCGGGACTCATGACATCGATTTTGATAGTTTTAAGATTCTTCCCGGAAGTATGTTTTTTATGCAGCCCGGACAAATGCATCACTGGGTTTTGTCTGATGATATTGATGGGTTTGTCGTTTTTTATTCCCAAGAAATGTATAATCTTTATTTTAGGCAAAAGACAATTGATATTTTTCCTTTTTATTCTTCGTTGGGAAATTCACCCGAAATGTTTTTTGGAGCCAAAGAATTAAAGGGAATTGAGCCTTATTTTCATAATATGCTTGAAGAATATCAAGGTGATAAAATCATGAAGCAGGATAAAATCATGAATATTTTGGATAGCATTCACATTGAAATTGCCAGAAAATATCAAGAGCAACATGTTTTGGAAACGCATTCATATAATGCGAAAATTAAAGATTTTAATGTGCTTTTGGAAAAATATTTTTGGACCGAAAAGGGACCCTCATTCTATGCGTCGCAACTCCATATCACGCTCAAGCATTTGAACAGGATATGCAACGAAATTCTAAAGAAGACCACTACTCAGGTCATAACCGACAGAATCATTTTGGAAGCGAAAAGAATGCTGATGGATAAAAAAAGAACCGTCAACGAAATTGCAACTGACTTAGGTTTCGATGACTATTCTTATTTTGTCCGATTGTTCAAGAAGACTGCAGGAGTGACACCGACAGTTTTTCGAGGGGGTAAAAATATTTGA
- a CDS encoding DUF983 domain-containing protein — protein sequence MSHALVHILNNECPHCHKGKVFNEKNTFMTIGFPKMNQYCSHCHYKFEKEPGYFFGAMYVNYGLTVAQGIATYLISQPFFPTLFDLRIIAIIAFVIIAMSSFNIRLSRLLWIYMFKNYSV from the coding sequence ATGTCACACGCACTTGTCCACATCCTAAATAACGAATGCCCTCATTGTCACAAAGGAAAAGTATTTAACGAAAAAAACACCTTTATGACTATCGGTTTCCCAAAAATGAATCAGTATTGTTCGCATTGTCATTATAAATTCGAAAAAGAACCCGGTTATTTCTTTGGCGCGATGTATGTAAACTATGGCTTAACCGTTGCACAGGGAATCGCTACCTACTTGATTTCTCAACCTTTTTTCCCAACACTATTCGATTTAAGGATCATTGCCATTATTGCTTTTGTCATAATAGCTATGTCCTCTTTCAACATTCGTCTTTCAAGATTACTGTGGATTTATATGTTTAAAAACTATTCCGTTTAG
- a CDS encoding DUF6370 family protein yields the protein MKNLFSIAILFTVFLANAQDKKELLKPQIVEVSCGECQFGMKEKSCDLAVRIDGKSYFVDGTKIDEHGDAHAKDGFCETIRKAEVTGTIVNDRFKAVTFKLLPAKK from the coding sequence ATGAAAAATCTATTTTCGATCGCAATATTATTTACCGTGTTTTTGGCTAATGCCCAAGACAAAAAAGAACTATTAAAACCACAAATAGTAGAAGTTTCCTGTGGCGAGTGTCAATTTGGAATGAAAGAAAAAAGCTGCGACCTTGCCGTTCGTATTGACGGAAAGTCCTATTTTGTGGACGGAACAAAAATCGATGAGCACGGAGACGCACATGCCAAAGACGGTTTTTGCGAAACCATCCGAAAAGCCGAAGTTACCGGAACGATAGTAAATGACCGTTTCAAAGCTGTTACTTTCAAACTGCTTCCTGCAAAGAAATAA
- a CDS encoding Crp/Fnr family transcriptional regulator produces MALILENIAQHVTLTQQEQELFLSKIVTHQYKAKTILLNSGEICKHSYFVNSGILRSFNINDNIVEHVLTFACEGWWIGDMYSLLSQKPGNLFIEVLEDAEVVLLSKENQEILYREIPKLERFFRILTENSLVANQERLMDNLSLTAEERFEKFCKKYPTLIQKVAQKQIASYLGVTPEFFSKMKSKMLRK; encoded by the coding sequence ATGGCATTGATACTCGAAAATATTGCGCAGCATGTAACGCTTACGCAGCAGGAGCAGGAACTTTTCCTGTCCAAAATTGTAACACATCAATACAAAGCAAAAACCATTTTACTGAATAGCGGCGAAATTTGTAAACATTCTTATTTTGTAAATTCAGGGATTTTGCGCAGTTTTAACATTAATGACAATATTGTAGAACACGTATTGACTTTCGCCTGCGAGGGTTGGTGGATTGGAGACATGTACAGTTTGCTTTCGCAAAAGCCGGGCAACCTGTTCATAGAAGTCTTGGAAGATGCCGAAGTGGTTTTGTTATCCAAAGAAAACCAAGAAATACTGTATCGTGAAATTCCGAAGTTGGAGCGATTCTTCAGGATACTTACCGAAAATTCATTAGTAGCCAACCAAGAGCGCTTAATGGACAACCTTAGCCTCACCGCCGAAGAACGTTTCGAGAAATTCTGTAAAAAATACCCAACGCTCATTCAAAAAGTGGCTCAAAAACAAATCGCATCCTACTTAGGCGTTACGCCGGAGTTTTTCAGTAAGATGAAAAGTAAAATGTTGAGAAAATAG
- a CDS encoding pirin family protein, protein MKNTVLHKAETRGHANHGWLNAYHSFSFASWYNPDRVQFGALRVLNDDTIAAGMGFGTHPHDNMEIITIPLEGDLAHKDSMGNAATIKTGDVQVMSAGTGIQHSEFNPNADQQTKLFQIWLFPKTRNVEPRYQQITLDTTEQKNNFAQILSPNPDDAGVWIHQDAWFHLADFEAGFSKNYELKKEGNGIYIFVISGKITVDGQELETRDGFGITDFRNLEFKATTDAKFLLMEIPMSY, encoded by the coding sequence ATGAAAAATACAGTTTTACACAAAGCAGAAACAAGAGGACACGCAAATCACGGATGGTTAAACGCTTATCACAGTTTCAGCTTTGCTAGTTGGTACAATCCCGATAGAGTTCAATTTGGTGCTTTACGCGTTTTGAATGACGATACTATTGCAGCCGGAATGGGTTTTGGAACTCACCCTCACGACAATATGGAAATTATCACAATTCCTTTGGAAGGTGATTTGGCACACAAAGACAGCATGGGTAATGCCGCTACCATAAAAACAGGAGACGTTCAAGTAATGAGTGCCGGAACCGGAATCCAACACAGTGAATTTAATCCGAACGCAGATCAACAAACAAAACTTTTCCAAATTTGGTTATTCCCAAAAACTAGAAACGTTGAACCTCGTTACCAACAAATTACTTTAGACACCACTGAACAAAAAAATAATTTTGCCCAAATATTGTCTCCAAATCCTGATGATGCCGGAGTTTGGATTCACCAAGATGCTTGGTTTCATTTAGCCGATTTTGAGGCAGGTTTTTCTAAAAATTATGAACTAAAAAAAGAAGGAAACGGAATTTATATTTTTGTAATTTCAGGAAAAATTACTGTTGATGGTCAAGAATTGGAAACCCGTGATGGTTTTGGAATAACTGATTTTAGAAATTTGGAATTCAAAGCTACAACAGACGCAAAATTTCTGTTAATGGAAATTCCAATGAGCTACTAA